In Drosophila yakuba strain Tai18E2 chromosome 2R, Prin_Dyak_Tai18E2_2.1, whole genome shotgun sequence, a single genomic region encodes these proteins:
- the LOC26534678 gene encoding putative uncharacterized protein DDB_G0277255 has translation MSGKAQQPNPGQVVDPPNDQAQEYKVEKIVGKRFFNGRPQFLVKWEDFPQEDNTWEPMENVGNCMQLVCEFETELFRRTQNALGKPDEELVTSPTSSGPLITENTPRSSKKTQQRSKPVQTKTKAKTSQMNQKEKENIKKMAGTIKNIQNGPKTLMPSTSQITTRRSTDVFNGKTSTPTKNMIETPRFHSQFNAINLSESSDEESVGAKSLNNYQQACLPKQKSPTPPQPRGPIEFPQDEDALVASKDVPPVLHREKSQPMQSPRQSDDSDVCSSTSASSSDESSSSSSSSTDSSSSSLASSKVGQSKPNPTSLEQIKLSSSLPDVSTAGPAASSLDALKKEARKWATDKRESKFGIPTSKAKSAAPQSMPLDSTDSDPIDFKMKSMHSCPAKQQSNRNVPEPLIKPPVEQVKSRQPGNRRMSQARTTKEVAPKQSITTHAPESDSKEEAMTLPVGKRGRARQDWRMPERKTPFGLDRGLELDEVHHCYQVGEHLFLFVSWKGCLAIDAVPLKDLKEAYPLQIIKYFQSLKIAVPK, from the exons ATGTCTGGCAAGGCTCAACAACCCAATCCTGGCCAGGTCGTTGACCCGCCTAACGATCAAGCACAAGAATATAAAGTGGAGAAAATCGTCGGTAAACGCTTCTTCAATGGGCGTCCCCAGTTCCTAGTGAAATGGGAGGATTTTCCGCAAGAAGATAACACCTGGGAGCCGATGGAGAACGTCGGCAACTGCATGCAGCTGGTCTGCGAATTCGAGACAGAGCTCTTCAGGCGAACACAGAATGCCCTGGGTAAACCTGACGAGGAACTGGTGACCAGTCCTACCAGCAGCGGCCCATTGATCACCGAAAATACACCCAGGAGCTCTAAGAAGACACAACAACGTTCCAAGCCGGTCCAGACCAAAACCAAAGCTAAAACATCGCAAATGAATCAGAAAGAGAaggaaaatattaagaaaatgGCGggaacaattaaaaatatccaaaatgGGCCCAAAACGCTGATGCCTAGTACTAGCCAAATCACCACTCGGAGGTCAACGGATGTTTTCAACGGCAAAACATCAACGCCAACGAAAAACATGATTGAGACTCCCAGGTTTCATAGCCAATTCAATGCTATAAATTTGAGCGAATCCAGTGACGAGGAATCCGTAGGAGCCAAATCTCTGAACAATTACCAACAAGCTTGTCTTCCCAAACAAAAATCTCCGACACCGCCACAACCGCGAGGGCCTATTGAATTTCCCCAAGATGAAGACGCACTGGTGGCCTCGAAAGATGTGCCTCCTGTGCTGCATCGTGAAAAATCCCAGCCTATGCAGAGCCCAAGGCAAAGTGATGATTCGGATGTTTGTTCTTCCACCAGTGCGTCATCATCCGATGAGTCGTCATCATCCAGTAGCTCATCGACAGACTCATCGTCCAGTTCTCTGGCATCGTCCAAGGTCGGCCAATCGAAACCTAATCCGACTTCGCTGGAGCAGATAAAGTTGTCGTCCAGCTTACCCGATGTTTCCACAGCTGGACCTGCAGCTTCTTCGCTGGACGCACTAAAAAAAGAGGCTCGCAAATGGGCGACCGACAAGCGGGAGTCCAAATTTGGCATTCCGACCTCAAAGGCGAAGAGCGCAGCACCACAATCCATGCCTTTGGATTCAACTGACAGTGATCCCATTGATTTCAAAATGAAGAGC ATGCACAGCTGTCCTGCAAAGCAGCAGAGCAACCGGAACGTCCCAGAGCCGCTAATTAAACCGCCAGTGGAGCAAGTCAAATCCAGGCAGCCAGGAAACCGTCGCATGAGCCAAGCTAGGACCACCAAGGAGGTGGCCCCGAAGCAGTCGATTACGACTCATGCACCAGAGTCAGATAGCAAGGAGGAGGCAATGACTTTACCAGTGGGCAAGCGTGGAAGAGCTAGACAGGATTGGAGAATGCCGGAGCGCAAGACACCCTTCGGATTGGATCGCGGACTGGAGCTGGATGAGGTCCACCACTGCTACCAAGTGGGTGAACATCTCTTCCTGTTTGTCTCGTGGAAGGGCTGCCTGGCTATCGATGCAGTGCCGCTGAAAGACCTCAAGGAAGCGTATCCATTGCAGATAATTAAGTACTTCCAGAGCTTGAAGATCGCTGTGCCCAAGTAA
- the LOC120320987 gene encoding uncharacterized protein LOC120320987 translates to MKGLNSFVLLLISAQFYSEADGYSHRHPGFAQRLQIKPGCWQVPQIYTEAPTPTPTIVFSSLEDVGIEGIRRAEVD, encoded by the coding sequence ATGAAGGGCTTAAATTCATTTGTGCTTCTGCTGATTTCGGCTCAATTTTATTCGGAGGCTGACGGCTATAGCCATCGACACCCGGGCTTTGCCCAACGCTTGCAGATCAAGCCAGGCTGCTGGCAGGTGCCTCAGATATACACCGAAGCTCCAACTCCAACGCCGACCATAGTCTTTTCCTCGTTGGAAGACGTAGGGATAGAGGGCATCAGGAGAGCAGAAGTAGATTAA
- the LOC6531247 gene encoding E3 ubiquitin-protein ligase Smurf1, with amino-acid sequence MNKLDYPRRNGTHKVRITILCARNLARKDLFRLPDPFAKVQVDGTGQVYSTEISKSSLDPKWNAHYDLFLGIGDAITITVWNQRKIHKGSGFLGCVRIPAFNIQSLKGAGFQRLDLGKLSPDDDELVRGQIIISLLSKDGPSSGNPLAIVGPSGDVRGPSEDDSSEDSLPEGWEERRTDNGRVYYVNHATKSTQWDRPRHPGVVGGSRTTSPQQRHNTHNGNSGDRQAPTGPTRSTTCTNLMNNGHRSRDLSVTASDERRHSTEILSSVGKENTSPTTPVSATTTPGKKTSTSNSSSAGGRTLEQRPTNEPATPTSSTTSASVRLHSNDNHVKTPKHQTNGHAPPECTPTSPTGQQNYVNGNAQNGSTSGNGSGQAAQPQSASNGWTQEDAATTTSPSTTTTPPRHSQSPPTPNISPPASVTPSANGNVHSPNANSTPAGSGGGSRSYTAATPGQRSQRRSSRQQGEESSTRRRSSRGTRNGGTSGGGGGSGQRYASAAIAAANQAARPFLDLPPGYEMRTTQQGQVYFYHIPTGVSTWHDPRIPRDFDTQHLTLDAIGPLPSGWEQRKTASGRVYFVDHNNRTTQFTDPRLSGSILQMIRRGAVPPSAANAGTPAPPLATPVTPSATTVVPPQATPANNATPTTLTTTTNPPHRIVPDLPQGLLEGADLLPKYRRDLVGKLRALRTELQTMQPQSGHCRLEVSRNEIFEESYRLIMKMRAKDMRKRLMVKFKGEEGLDYGGVAREWLHLLSREMLNPQYGLFQYSRDDHYTLQINPDSGVNPDHLSYFHFVGRTLGIAVFHGHCLDGGFTTPFYKQLLNKPITLGDIEGVDPELHRSLTWMLESNISGIIESTFSVENNSFGALVVHELKPGGASIPVTEENKREYVKLYVNYRFMRGIEQQFLALQKGFCELIPSHLLRPFDERELELVIGGISSIDVNDWRNNTRLKHCTNETTQVLWFWQVVESYSSEMRARLLQFVTGSSRVPLQGFRALQGSTGAVGPRLFTIHLTADVPTQNLPKAHTCFNRIDLPPYETYQLLCDKLTQAVEETCGFAVE; translated from the exons atgaataaattgGATTACCCACGTCGCAATGGTACACACAAAGTTCGAATAACGA TATTGTGTGCAAGAAACTTGGCCCGCAAGGATTTATTTC GTCTACCCGATCCGTTTGCCAAGGTGCAGGTGGATGGAACTGGGCAGGTGTACTCGACGGAAATAAGCAAATCCTCTCTGGATCCGAAATGGAATGCACATTACGATTTGTTTCTGGGCATTGGAGATGCCATTACGATAACTGTGTGGAATCAGCGCAAGATACACAAGGGCAGTGGATTCCTGGGATGTGTGAGGATACCCGCGTTCAACATACAGAGCCTCAAAGGAGCTGGGT TTCAACGTTTGGACCTGGGAAAACTGTCGCCGGATGACGACGAGCTTGTGCGGGGTCAAATCATCATTTCGTTGCTCTCGAAGGACGGACCCAGTAGTGGAAATCCTTTGGCCATTGTAGGACCCAGTGGCGATGTGCGTGGACCGTCGGAAGATGACTCCTCGGAAGATAGTTTGCCAGAAGGTTGGGAGGAGCGGCGTACGGACAACGGTAGAGTTTACTATGTGAACCATGCCACCAAATCGACGCAGTGGGATCGTCCCAGACATCCAGGAGTAGTTGGAGGCAGCCGCACCACTTCACCGCAACAACGGCACAACACGCACAACGGCAACAGCGGTGATCGACAAGCTCCGACTGGGCCAACCCGCTCTACAACCTGCACGAACCTGATGAATAATGGCCATCGCAGTCGGGACTTGTCTGTGACGGCTTCGGATGAACGAAGACACTCTACGGAAATCCTGTCCAGCGTGGGAAAAGAGAACACCAGCCCCACAACTCCTGTTTCGGCCACTACAACGCCTGGTAAAAAAACATCCACATCGAACTCATCCTCGGCAGGTGGGCGCACCTTGGAGCAGCGTCCGACAAACGAACCAGCAACACCCACCAGCAGTACGACATCGGCTTCGGTTCGCCTGCACAGCAACGACAATCATGTTAAAACACCAAAGCACCAAACGAATGGCCATGCTCCGCCAGAGTGCACGCCCACATCGCCCACGGGTCAGCAGAACTATGTAAATGGGAATGCTCAAAATGGGAGTAccagcggaaacggaagtggtCAGGCGGCGCAGCCTCAAAGTGCTAGTAACGGATGGACGCAAGAAGATGCCGCAACGACTACTTCACCTTCAACAACAACCACTCCTCCGAGGCATAGTCAAAGTCCGCCAACCCCAAATATATCGCCACCAGCTTCTGTGACACCCtctgcaaatggaaatgtacACAGTCCGAATGCGAACAGCACACCAGCCGGAAGCGGAGGTGGAAGCAGATCCTATACAGCCGCAACTCCCGGTCAGCGGTCTCAGCGTCGGAGCTCTCGGCAACAAGGTGAGGAATCCTCCACGAGACGACGCTCGTCCCGAGGTACAAGAAACGGGGGCACATCTGGTGGCGGAGGAGGATCAGGTCAGAGATACGCATCGGCAGCCATTGCCGCTGCCAATCAGGCAGCACGTCCATTCTTGGATCTGCCGCCAGGATATGAAATGCGAACCACGCAACAAGGGCAGGTGTACTTTTATCACATACCCACTGGTGTTTCCACGTGGCATGATCCTCGGATACCACGTGATTTCGACACCCAGCATTTGACGCTAGATGCTATCGGACCATTGCCAAGTGGCTGGGAGCAGCGGAAGACGGCCTCTGGAAGGGTTTATTTTGTGGACCACAACAACCGAACCACACAGTTCACGGATCCCCGACTAAGTGGCAGCATTTTGCAAATGATTCGACGTGGAGCCGTTCCACCATCCGCTGCAAATGCCGGCACACCTGCTCCCCCATTGGCTACTCCTGTTACCCCATCGGCTACGACAGTAGTTCCACCCCAGGCGACACCGGCGAACAACGCAACTCCAACGACGCTCACAACTACTACAAACCCGCCCCATCGTATTGTTCCGGATCTGCCACAGGGATTGCTTGAAGGCGCCGACCTATTGCCCAAGTACCGCCGCGATTTGGTTGGCAAATTGCGGGCTCTGCGCACGGAACTGCAAACGATGCAGCCGCAATCTGGCCACTGCCGTTTGGAGGTATCACGCAACGAGATTTTCGAGGAGAGCTATAGACTGATAATGAAAATGCGGGCCAAGGACATGCGCAAGCGTCTAATGGTTAAATTTAAGGGCGAGGAGGGCCTGGACTATGGTGGCGTAGCACGCGAGTGGTTGCATCTGCTTTCCCGCGAGATGTTGAACCCGCAGTATGGCCTATTCCAATACAGTAGGGATGATCACTACACGCTGCAAATTAATCCAGACTCTGGTGTGAATCCCGATCACTTGTCCTATTTTCATTTCGTGGGTCGCACACTGGGCATTGCCGTGTTCCACGGTCACTGTCTAGATGGTGGGTTCACTACACCCTTCTACAAGCAGCTGCTGAACAAGCCGATTACGCTTGGTGATATTGAAGGCGTGGATCCGGAGCTACATCGCAGCCTCACCTGGATGCT GGAGAGCAACATCAGTGGCATCATTGAATCCACATTCAGTGTAGAGAACAATAGCTTTGGTGCTCTGGTGGTGCACGAACTGAAGCCTGGTGGTGCCTCCATTCCTGTGACGGAGGAGAACAAACGCGAGTATGTCAAGCTCTACGTGAACTATCGTTTCATGCGCGGCATTGAGCAACAGTTTTTGGCTCTGCAGAAAG GTTTTTGTGAGCTTATACCCAGCCATCTCTTACGACCGTTTGATGAGCGCGAACTGGAATTGGTTATTGGTGGCATCTCTAGCATAGATGTCAACGACTGGCGGAACAATACGAGACTGAAGCACTGTACGAACGAAACGACGCAGGTGTTGTGGTTCTGGCAG GTGGTCGAGTCCTATAGTTCTGAGATGAGAGCCCGCCTGCTGCAGTTCGTGACGGGATCATCGCGAGTGCCGTTGCAGGGCTTCCGGGCGCTGCAGGGCTCCACGGGAGCGGTGGGACCACGACTGTTTACTATTCACCTGACTGCCGACGTGCCCACGCAGAATCTGCCCAAGGCGCACACCTGCTTTAACCGGATCGATTTGCCGCCCTACGAGACGTACCAGCTACTGTGCGACAAGCTGACGCAGGCCGTTGAGGAGACCTGTGGCTTTGCCGTGGAGTAA
- the LOC120321002 gene encoding uncharacterized protein LOC120321002, whose amino-acid sequence MDLEGNGDCSAGSQISKSEDLKSPKGTRNHMTEKTKKNLLKKTTKAGSPLAKHLKIKCMIKERVKMAQDRKFKELALKKFAKDKPLQDGIMRSDKLKSKRKVMLVEPSLKSIRPKMLGRRPTPMPCPRKRKKTRSKTLPKFVPLCQKKNQVVKQESSEE is encoded by the coding sequence ATGGATTTGGAAGGCAACGGGGACTGCTCGGCAGGCAGCCAAATTAGCAAGTCGGAAGATTTGAAGTCGCCAAAAGGGACAAGGAATCACATGACCGAGAAAACCAAGAAGAATCTTCTAAAGAAAACCACTAAGGCGGGGTCACCACTGGCTAAGCATTTGAAAATCAAGTGCATGATAAAGGAAAGAGTTAAAATGGCGCAGGACAGGAAATTCAAAGAGCTGGCACTTAAGAAGTTCGCAAAGGATAAACCACTGCAGGATGGGATCATGCGCAGTGATAAGCTGAAGTCCAAGCGTAAGGTCATGTTGGTGGAACCATCATTGAAGTCCATACGTCCCAAGATGCTTGGCCGGCGCCCAACTCCGATGCCTTGTCCtcgaaaaagaaagaaaacacgTTCAAAGACCTTGCCAAAATTCGTTCCCTTGTGTCAGAAAAAAAACCAGGTCGTCAAACAAGAATCCTCCGAAGAGTAA
- the LOC120320988 gene encoding uncharacterized protein LOC120320988: protein MHSSWIHFLGLLVVFLFATLTPGGASPFDERRHRGWNPGPRPIPQIPTTPPFNPYG, encoded by the coding sequence ATGCATTCTAGCTGGATTCATTTTCTGGGACTGCTGGTCGTGTTTCTTTTCGCTACCCTGACTCCAGGAGGTGCTTCCCCCTTCGACGAGAGACGCCACAGAGGATGGAATCCAGGGCCCAGACCGATACCGCAGATTCCCACCACACCACCTTTTAATCCTTATGGATAG
- the LOC6531242 gene encoding chromobox protein homolog 1: protein MSKKSTDSNRAGRDLEDKSSEFTVEKFMAKRYLRGRPQYLAKWEGYSMDQSTWEPLENLGNCMTLVADFEAELFKKSQEKHNTQ, encoded by the coding sequence ATGTCCAAGAAATCCACCGATTCTAACCGGGCTGGCCGAGACCTCGAGGACAAATCCTCGGAATTTACGGTGGAGAAGTTTATGGCCAAGCGGTATCTACGTGGACGTCCCCAGTACCTGGCCAAGTGGGAGGGCTATTCAATGGATCAGTCTACCTGGGAGCCTCTGGAGAACTTGGGCAATTGCATGACGCTGGTTGCGGACTTTGAGGCGGAACTATTCAAAAAGAGCCAGGAAAAACATAATACTCAATGA
- the LOC6531243 gene encoding mucin-5AC gives MSRSTSKTTSLLSGSIIVFFVTICGCFAQDTSSYYFPSQNRFVPSSGSFPRAQPPSLSGFRASSGGFSPSPGSYQEQLLFIANENAKQSPAAASSPFGAPFAGSSQFAKPNRQTDYYDISPRPFGVPSGAGPAAAGGAATSASVTNGFTRSKAIRNGSGNSLSGGFQPQTQRINVPHQQTQFLAHFSESGNEKRPVTSSSRPFGNGGFSPTRTRTQAPVSALPENPATPAATAFRPRNRYQPGSSTASTTTTTTSSAEVSSRRYNRFGSNRAKATSTSTTSTTQNTPSERPSFGRKSPNPRRPVFISREVNEPVSVVSKRPFNYSGARLKLPARPTARTTSTTESAEAEEEEPLDEEEDEEEHEGSDEQYEEESDEGTEEHSESSSLEKLPLQEEAVTPVTVAKNEAFAHVEPSEPTTSSETDHESSTSSTEESQTDVSEVTNGEAEVTSAEIEVTTLPPVHEEEIVDEPTTIIPPENQSTEDAHVDEQTVTTEPPVDSTSKREEIENVSKPEESKSSKQEEHSTSKSENQSLNKQEEQSESQYDDEGEGEDYEYDDEEGSEDSTSEVENHDSKPSTPSADHKDDREIISVVTTKSVVNGSTILPVPVTPSTNFATEEEVESSHADLKLETTTSMTLEEEKGPNATENYVVVASIQPSRSINGARFLPFPAIEQEETKQTLSELERKVHSKQQQTPAQKQSEGSEEVQDNSSIQPPIVSSTESIIDKLDRVQSELSSGLLSGKYPIISQMDSSTPATSTTVGTGPGKFVPHIRKYQPRTTSSAPRTTSSKVKVQHFDDGEMDELATLLPVGFKPRPSYKNRKITTTTSTTEAPSAELSKQKPGRNSTISRSFKSGHVAVQDVAQAGLLPKGYKPPKTTTTTSATEKPEESSPNTSSGLESLFSEIQFDDKLASLLPKDYKLNSAPKQQVKNTTTTATPSTTQRNLPVAVPFDDLSTFQLPPGYKAPEPKEETKLPAGVTPIKIDSLKDLLPPGFKLNVTESDASDEIPASLLPPGYKAKKQHPASTTTTTSTTTSKPTVLASSTTEAAVTEAAGGSGFKVVFPKGNHKRLGAHRLTTPHPSGDEGTTASSSSNLHVMIKKGPPTRATTEFTGWPTPPTTPLSIDKLNAETINFEDLLAASGTSSTTSTTTTTTTTTTTTTPRPTKPGHCTADCDLAATIKIIDGVAWKPELLDHNTVEWKNLAHELEAQLNEVYSEAPQLNKWYKKVRIDSFSKGSVLVDYYVELANITEDVDTLEIRQLFHDALTKPSTPVLPDKDAQENETDSVSGPQEEQLVTASYQMGKYIIDPVATDFSVIAKNAHTNVEFAEEDLLIPQWAIVVIVIGVGSLVFVVIFGVTVLLNRQKRAKKTPIPLTNDMLNELKVNHMGGADNYGVDDFYNIDDPWNDTKQPIKPKRFTNSMHGSNSSNIYDSWRSTRHAHTSGDYFYDQQPTYSQKGDSLKRPQLHHGNHSSHREYPAHHHQASQQHQQAYGHQYPDAFADAHQMYSYNNHASRTRYSRDYDPDF, from the exons ATGTCTCGGTCGACGTCAAAAACGACGTCGCTGCTTAGCGGCAGCATCATCGTTTTCTTCGTCACCATCTGCGGCTGCTTTGCACAAG ATACTTCCAGCTACTATTTCCCATCGCAAAATCGATTTGTGCCATCATCCGGATCCTTTCCACGCGCCCAGCCGCCCTCGCTGAGTGGATTCCGGGCCAGTTCCGGCGGCTTCTCCCCGTCGCCGGGCTCCTACCAGGAGCAGCTCCTGTTCATTGCCAACGAAAATGCCAAGCAATCGCCGGCGGCAGCCAGTTCGCCATTCGGAGCTCCATTTGCAGGCAGTTCCCAGTTTGCG AAACCGAATCGCCAGACGGACTATTACGATATCTCGCCACGCCCCTTTGGAGTGCCCTCGGGGGCGGGACCAGCGGCAGCTGGAGGAGCGGCCACGTCCGCATCGGTGACCAATGGCTTCACACGCTCCAAGGCGATACGGAATGGATCGGGGAACAGCCTCAGTGGTGGATTCCAGCCGCAGACGCAGCGCATCAATGTGCCCCACCAGCAGACGCAGTTTCTGGCCCACTTCAGCGAGTCTGGG AACGAAAAGCGTCCGGTGACCAGCAGCAGTCGTCCATTTGGCAATGGAGGCTTCTCACCCACCCGCACACGAACTCAGGCACCGGTTTCGGCTCTTCCGGAGAACCCAGCCACTCCGGCAGCCACGGCCTTCAGACCGCGTAATCGTTATCAACCCGGCAGCTCCACTGCAtccaccacaaccacaactacGAGCAGTGCGGAGGTGAGCAGCAGGCGGTACAACCGCTTTGGCAGCAACCGGGCCAAAGCCACCAGTACCagcaccacctccaccacaCAGAACACGCCCTCGGAACGTCCCAGTTTTGGCAGGAAGTCACCGAATCCCAGGCGACCCGTTTTCATCAGTCGCGAGGTCAACGAACCGGTGAGCGTGGTCAGCAAGCGACCATTCAACTACAGTGGAGCCAGGCTAAAGCTGCCAGCCAGACCCACCGCtcgcaccaccagcaccaccgaaAGCGCTGaggccgaggaggaggagcccctggatgaggaggaggacgaggaggagcacGAGGGCAGTGATGAGCAGTACGAAGAGGAATCCGACGAGGGAACCGAAGAGCACTCGGAGTCCTCGAGCCTGGAGAAGTTGCCACTCCAGGAGGAGGCCGTTACCCCAGTGACAGTGGCCAAGAATGAGGCATTCGCACATGTTGAGCCTTCCGAACCCACCACCAGTTCCGAAACGGATCACGaaagcagcaccagcagcactgAGGAGAGCCAAACTGATGTGTCGGAGGTGACCAACGGCGAGGCTGAGGTCACCAGCGCTGAGATTGAAGTCACCACTCTGCCCCCAGTGCATGAGGAGGAAATCGTAGACGAACCCACCACGATTATTCCGCCGGAGAACCAATCCACGGAGGATGCTCATGTGGATGAACAAACCGTAACCACCGAACCGCCTGTGGATAGCACCTCCAAAAGGGAAGAAATCGAAAACGTATCCAAGCCAGAGGAATCCAAGTCATCGAAGCAAGAGGAACACAGCACATCGAAATCTGAGAATCAGAGCCTAAACAAGCAGGAGGAGCAGTCCGAGTCCCAGTACGATGATGAAGGCGAAGGTGAGGACTATGAGTACGATGATGAGGAGGGTAGTGAAGATTCAACCAGCGAAGTGGAGAATCATGACTCCAAGCCATCCACGCCCAGTGCTGATCATAAGGACGATCGCGAAATCATTTCGGTGGTAACCACCAAGAGCGTGGTCAACGGATCCACAATTTTACCAGTGCCAGTTACTCCGAGCACCAACTTTGCAACCGAGGAGGAAGTTGAGTCTTCCCATGCTGACCTCAAATTGGAAACTACCACATCCATGACCTTGGAGGAAGAGAAAGGCCCGAATGCTACCGAAAACTATGTGGTTGTGGCCTCCATCCAGCCCAGCCGCAGCATCAATGGAGCCAGGTTCCTGCCTTTCCCGGCCATTGAGCAGGAGGAGACGAAACAGACGCTCTCTGAACTGGAGCGCAAGGTGCATtccaagcagcagcagactcCAGCTCAAAAGCAATCGGAGGGCAGCGAGGAGGTGCAGGACAACTCCTCCATCCAACCTCCAATAGTTTCCTCCACGGAGAGCATCATTGACAAGCTGGATCGAGTGCAGTCAGAGCTTTCCAGTGGCTTGCTATCTGGCAAGTATCCCATCATCAGCCAAATGGACTCCTCCACACCAGCAACCAGCACCACTGTGGGCACAGGTCCCGGAAAATTTGTGCCCCACATCAGGAAGTATCAGCCCAGGACCACATCATCCGCTCCCAGAACCACCAGCAGCAAGGTGAAGGTGCAGCATTTCGATGACGGTGAAATGGATGAGCTGGCCACCCTTCTTCCTGTGGGCTTCAAGCCCAGGCCGAGCTACAAAAATCGTAAGATAACGACCACCACATCCACCACAGAAGCACCGTCCGCTGAGCTATCCAAACAGAAACCAGGACGCAACTCCACCATCAGTCGATCGTTCAAGAGTGGTCACGTGGCCGTGCAGGATGTGGCGCAGGCTGGACTACTGCCGAAGGGGTATAAGCCACCCAAGACAACGACTACAACGAGCGCTACCGAAAAACCGGAGGAGAGCAGTCCAAATACTTCATCGGGACTTGAGAGTCTCTTCAGCGAAATCCAGTTCGACGACAAGTTGGCCTCCCTGCTGCCCAAGGACTACAAATTGAACAGTGCCCCCAAGCAGCAAGTGaaaaacaccaccaccactgccaCTCCGTCAACCACCCAAAGGAATCTGCCAGTTGCCGTGCCCTTCGATGATCTGAGCACCTTTCAGCTGCCTCCTGGATATAAGGCTCCCGAGCCCAAGGAGGAAACCAAGCTGCCAGCAGGTGTGACTCCCATTAAAATAGATTCGTTGAAGGACCTGCTACCTCCTGGATTCAAGTTGAATGTAACGGAGAGCGATGCTAGCGACGAGATTCCCGCTTCCCTGTTGCCACCTGGCTACAAAGCCAAGAAGCAGCATCCCGCctcaaccaccaccaccacctctACGACAACGAGTAAACCCACCGTGTTGGCTTCCAGCACCACTGAAGCAGCTGTAACGGAAGCGGCAGGTGGAAGTGGCTTCAAGGTCGTGTTCCCCAAGGGAAACCACAAAAGGTTGGGTGCGCACCGCCTGACAACACCTCATCCCTCCGGCGATGAAGGAACAACTGCGTCCTCGAGCTCCAACCTGCACGTGATGATCAAGAAGGGTCCACCGACCAGGGCCACCACCGAGTTCACCGGCTGGCCAACTCCTCCGACCACTCCGCTGTCCATCGACAAGCTGAACGCAGAGACCATTAACTTTGAGGATTTGTTGGCCGCCAGTGGAACGAGTAGTACGACGAGCACTACCACAACTACGACAACTACAACCACAACGACCACTCCACGCCCCACAAAACCGGGTCACTGTACCGCCGACTGCGACTTGGCTGCCACCATTAAGATCATCGACGGTGTGGCATGGAAACCAGAGCTACTCGATCACAACACCGTGGAGTGGAAGAATCTGGCTCACGAGCTGGAGGCTCAG CTCAACGAAGTTTATTCCGAAGCTCCGCAGCTGAACAAGTGGTACAAAAAGGTGCGTATTGATAGCTTCAGCAAGGGCAGCGTCCTAGTCGACTACTACGTGGAGCTGGCCAACATAACCGAGGATGTGGATACCCTGGAAATCCGCCAATTGTTCCACGATGCTCTGACTAAGCCATCTACCCCAGTGCTGCCGGATAAGGATGCCCAGGAGAATGAGACGGATAGCGTCTCGGGACCGCAGGAGGAGCAGCTAGTGACCGCCAGCTATCAGATGGGCAAATACATAATTGATCCGGTGGCCACAGATTTCAGTG TCATAGCCAAGAATGCTCATACCAATGTGGAGTTTGCAGAGGAGGATCTGCTCATTCCCCAATGGGCCATTGTCGTCATAGTGATTGGAGTAGGTTCCCTGGTGTTTGTCGTCATCTTTGGTGTCACAGTG TTGCTCAATCGACAGAAGAGGGCCAAGAAGACCCCCATTCCTCTGACCAATGATATGCTAAACGAGCTAAAGGTTAACCACATGGGTGGTGCTGACAACTATGGCGTGGATGATTTCTATAACATCGACGATCCTTGGAACGATACCAAGCAACCTATTAAGCCAAAG CGCTTTACCAACTCAATGCACGGTAGCAATAGTTCCAACATCTACGACAGTTGGCGATCCACCAGGCATGCGCACACCAGCGGAGATTACTTTTACGACCAGCAGCCAACCTATTCCCAGAAGGGAGACTCGCTGAAGAGGCCGCAGCTCCACCATGGTAACCACAGCAGTCACAGAGAGTACCccgcccaccaccaccaggcgtcgcagcagcaccagcaggcGTACGGTCACCAGTATCCGGATGCCTTCGCCGATGCCCATCAGATGTACAGCTACAACAACCACGCGAGTCGGACGCGCTATTCCCGCGACTATGATCCCGATTTTTGA